Proteins from one Natrinema versiforme genomic window:
- a CDS encoding DUF2243 domain-containing protein, with translation MSNHPDTTRDQTQNTVTQRALIAAGVFGFGFSGLIDVLVLHHILQWHHLVSGIYPMYTLDGLETNILADGLFSLAMLIIMGVGAGLVWQSERRTVVPLAVQPLAGAALIGLGVFDVYDAFIDHALLGLHQPVGPGGKSLSWGGQYNPHWIVVSLLFITAGYYVYRTGIQNRSGEREEAT, from the coding sequence ATGAGCAATCATCCAGACACCACGCGTGATCAGACCCAGAATACGGTGACTCAACGCGCGCTAATCGCGGCAGGAGTATTCGGATTTGGATTCAGCGGGTTAATTGACGTACTCGTTTTGCACCATATCCTCCAGTGGCATCACTTGGTTTCTGGAATCTATCCAATGTACACGCTGGACGGCCTTGAGACAAACATCCTTGCAGATGGGCTGTTCTCACTTGCGATGTTAATTATTATGGGAGTCGGGGCCGGCCTTGTGTGGCAGTCTGAGCGACGAACTGTTGTTCCGTTGGCCGTCCAACCGCTGGCTGGTGCTGCTCTCATCGGTCTCGGCGTGTTCGATGTCTATGACGCCTTCATTGACCACGCTCTGTTAGGCCTTCATCAGCCAGTCGGTCCTGGCGGGAAATCCTTGTCTTGGGGTGGTCAGTATAACCCTCATTGGATAGTGGTCAGCCTCCTCTTCATCACTGCGGGGTACTACGTCTATAGAACGGGGATACAGAATCGTAGTGGCGAGCGGGAAGAAGCCACATAA
- a CDS encoding universal stress protein, whose amino-acid sequence MIAICATDLSAASEATIESETCLECLGRIGVEEIHLVTVIPSNVHAGMPGIDFAARREQALDRYRSVIEDADFDVEAHVVRGTPHRRINGIAEAVGASLTVIGSRGKSPLENRVIGSTARNLARTTIVPLLVNRIERGADEPAVVREHLFRRMLFATDFSENAERAFEAFSYLRHATQEATLVHVETPKDPALPEGADPEARLAELATKLEDWEIETRTAVHQGDPADEILAAEVEYEPTTILVGSRGHSRLRRLLLGSVSEDIVARADGNVMLVPPDRTA is encoded by the coding sequence ATGATAGCGATCTGTGCGACCGATCTCTCGGCCGCCAGCGAGGCGACGATCGAGAGCGAGACCTGTCTCGAGTGTCTCGGCCGAATCGGTGTCGAGGAGATCCACCTCGTGACCGTGATCCCGTCGAACGTCCACGCGGGGATGCCCGGTATCGACTTCGCAGCGCGACGCGAGCAAGCGCTCGATCGCTATCGCAGCGTTATCGAAGACGCGGACTTCGACGTCGAGGCACACGTCGTTCGCGGGACGCCTCATCGACGCATCAACGGGATCGCAGAGGCGGTCGGCGCTAGCCTTACAGTCATCGGCTCGCGCGGAAAGAGTCCGCTTGAGAACCGCGTTATCGGATCGACTGCACGCAATCTCGCGCGGACGACGATCGTCCCACTGCTGGTCAACCGGATCGAACGCGGGGCGGACGAGCCAGCCGTCGTTCGCGAACACCTGTTTCGGCGGATGCTGTTCGCGACGGACTTCTCGGAGAACGCCGAGCGGGCGTTCGAGGCGTTCTCGTACCTCCGTCACGCGACGCAGGAGGCGACGCTAGTCCACGTTGAAACGCCGAAGGATCCGGCGCTTCCAGAGGGCGCCGACCCCGAAGCGCGACTGGCGGAGTTGGCGACCAAACTCGAGGACTGGGAGATCGAGACGCGAACGGCGGTCCATCAAGGTGATCCGGCGGACGAGATTCTCGCTGCGGAAGTCGAATACGAACCGACGACGATTCTCGTCGGCTCGCGCGGTCACAGCAGGCTCCGCAGACTCTTGCTCGGGAGCGTCTCCGAAGATATCGTCGCACGGGCGGACGGCAACGTTATGCTCGTACCGCCGGATCGAACGGCGTAA
- a CDS encoding multicopper oxidase family protein produces MGNHTGPSRPSVSRRELCIAAGAAGISALAGCSTGNTNSSRAGNATTITDHSSPDLEKWVDEVPRPSVAEPSGTKDGRPRYEIAMGEVEQKLHRDLPATTVWGYDGQFPGPTIEAEQGEPIYVRWTNDLPDEHLLPEDTTIHSDLIPYDTPGVRTVTHLHGGNVESESDGHAQAWFTRDFQETGPEFEKKDYYYVNDQPPATLWYHDHSLGITRLNVYAGLAGFYLLRSDHERSLGLPEGEYEIPLVLQDRSFERDGSLFYPTAISDEKGGSDESHPDPSIVPQFYGDTSVVNGKAWPRLSVEPRSYRFRLLNGSNSRYYSLQFRRYDESPGETDGDGPSFVQVGNDGGLLSTPVEIGDRLELGAGQRADVVVDFSESAGETLLLHNDAPAQYRGKTGLGDDDIVPLPEIMLVDVNEAGDSQDATELPDELTRVPDISIDSVDNERYLTLNGGATDDYSRQLYLLGTAEEPDGLKIDAPVTEEPALGDTEIWSFANRSGMSHPMHLHLVHFQMVGRQSIGDYDPDEDELDLEALEAPKPYERGWNDVITVDPGEIVHVIVHFGGHDGLFNDQTGTYMWHCHMLEHEDHDMMRPFTVLPNDGRGADSDDVDDSTTQR; encoded by the coding sequence ATGGGAAATCACACTGGACCGTCCAGACCGAGTGTCTCGCGCCGCGAGCTCTGCATCGCAGCCGGGGCCGCGGGTATCTCGGCTCTCGCAGGCTGTTCGACGGGGAATACGAATTCATCCCGAGCGGGGAACGCGACGACGATAACGGACCACTCGTCGCCGGACCTCGAGAAGTGGGTCGACGAGGTCCCCCGGCCGAGCGTCGCGGAACCGTCCGGAACGAAGGATGGACGCCCTCGCTACGAGATAGCAATGGGCGAGGTCGAACAGAAGCTACACCGCGATCTCCCGGCGACGACCGTCTGGGGCTACGACGGGCAGTTCCCAGGCCCAACGATCGAAGCCGAGCAGGGCGAACCGATCTACGTCCGCTGGACGAACGACCTTCCGGACGAGCATCTCCTGCCCGAAGACACGACGATTCATAGCGACCTCATTCCGTACGATACGCCGGGCGTACGGACCGTAACGCATCTTCACGGCGGAAACGTCGAGTCCGAGAGCGACGGTCATGCACAGGCGTGGTTCACTCGAGACTTTCAGGAGACGGGCCCCGAGTTCGAGAAGAAAGACTACTACTATGTAAACGACCAGCCGCCGGCGACGCTGTGGTATCACGACCACTCGCTCGGCATTACGCGATTAAACGTCTACGCCGGGCTCGCGGGGTTCTATCTCTTGCGGAGTGACCACGAACGGAGCCTCGGTCTGCCCGAGGGCGAGTACGAGATCCCGCTCGTCCTGCAGGATCGGAGTTTCGAGAGGGATGGATCGTTGTTCTATCCAACGGCCATCTCGGACGAGAAAGGCGGCAGCGACGAGTCACACCCCGATCCGAGTATCGTTCCGCAGTTCTATGGCGACACGTCGGTCGTCAACGGGAAGGCCTGGCCTCGGCTCTCCGTCGAACCCAGATCGTATCGGTTCCGGCTCCTCAATGGGTCGAATAGCCGATATTATTCCCTCCAATTCCGCCGGTACGACGAATCGCCGGGCGAGACTGATGGAGACGGACCGTCGTTCGTCCAGGTCGGGAACGACGGCGGCCTCCTCTCGACGCCGGTCGAGATCGGCGATCGCCTCGAGCTCGGCGCTGGCCAGCGCGCCGACGTCGTCGTCGACTTCTCCGAATCCGCCGGCGAGACGCTGCTGCTCCACAACGACGCGCCCGCTCAGTATCGCGGCAAGACGGGTTTGGGGGACGACGACATCGTTCCGCTCCCCGAGATCATGCTCGTGGACGTGAACGAGGCCGGAGATTCACAGGATGCTACTGAGCTCCCCGACGAACTCACTCGTGTTCCGGACATTTCCATCGATTCGGTCGACAACGAGCGATACCTCACGCTCAACGGCGGCGCGACCGACGACTACAGCCGACAGCTCTACTTGCTCGGAACTGCTGAAGAGCCGGACGGTCTCAAAATCGACGCCCCCGTGACCGAGGAACCTGCGCTCGGTGACACCGAGATTTGGAGTTTCGCTAACCGAAGTGGGATGTCCCATCCGATGCATCTCCACCTCGTGCACTTCCAGATGGTAGGACGACAGTCGATCGGAGACTACGATCCAGACGAGGACGAGCTCGACCTCGAGGCGCTCGAAGCACCCAAGCCGTACGAACGAGGGTGGAATGACGTGATCACCGTCGATCCCGGTGAAATAGTCCACGTAATCGTCCACTTCGGGGGGCACGACGGACTATTCAACGATCAGACGGGCACGTACATGTGGCACTGTCACATGCTCGAACACGAGGACCATGACATGATGCGGCCGTTCACCGTCTTACCGAACGATGGTAGGGGCGCCGATAGCGACGACGTCGACGATTCTACTACCCAGCGCTGA
- a CDS encoding sulfite exporter TauE/SafE family protein has protein sequence MSAPENTVDVEQFFTNLFEFQYREVTMVGATLTVLVASIVFFPGFENAGRGVQSELSVGLLAVLSMVAIVAGIVKGMTGFGYSLIMTPIFATVIDPTVAVVVLAIPPWMLNMFQIAETGTGRSFVREEWSLLLLAVIGTIIGVAALATYSAGPLVPFVIGLVLLSYVVFQVVQNFVTVEEAHHPVALGMAGFSQGFLLALANLGPLLPAYFHTFERDAERYIGGLAMVLGTIFTVRIIQMALFTDLLTTYRLWLGSVIAVVTIVGLLVGTYLRRLEFDERAFNWFVVGLLFVISLNIFRNSVPALFF, from the coding sequence ATGAGTGCTCCCGAAAATACAGTCGATGTCGAACAGTTCTTCACCAATCTCTTCGAGTTTCAGTACCGCGAGGTGACGATGGTCGGCGCGACGCTGACCGTTCTCGTCGCCTCGATCGTCTTCTTCCCGGGTTTCGAGAACGCCGGACGGGGCGTTCAGTCCGAACTTTCAGTCGGATTGCTCGCCGTACTGAGCATGGTCGCGATTGTCGCTGGCATCGTCAAGGGAATGACCGGCTTTGGCTACTCGCTCATCATGACACCGATATTCGCGACGGTGATCGATCCGACCGTCGCCGTCGTCGTCTTGGCGATTCCCCCGTGGATGCTCAATATGTTCCAGATCGCGGAAACCGGAACGGGGCGGTCGTTCGTTCGCGAGGAGTGGTCGCTCCTATTGCTCGCCGTTATTGGGACTATTATCGGCGTCGCAGCGTTGGCAACGTACAGCGCCGGACCGCTCGTCCCCTTCGTTATCGGACTCGTCCTCCTCAGTTACGTTGTCTTTCAGGTCGTACAGAACTTCGTCACGGTCGAGGAAGCACACCACCCAGTCGCCCTCGGTATGGCTGGGTTTTCCCAAGGCTTCCTGCTCGCTCTCGCGAATCTCGGGCCGCTGCTCCCGGCGTACTTCCATACCTTCGAGCGGGATGCCGAGCGATACATCGGCGGGTTGGCAATGGTTCTCGGAACGATATTTACGGTTCGTATCATACAGATGGCGCTGTTCACCGATCTCCTGACGACCTACCGGCTCTGGCTCGGGTCGGTGATCGCCGTCGTCACGATCGTCGGCCTGCTGGTGGGGACGTATCTCCGACGCCTCGAGTTCGACGAGCGCGCGTTCAACTGGTTCGTCGTCGGACTCCTGTTCGTTATCTCGCTCAACATCTTCCGGAACTCCGTGCCGGCGCTGTTCTTCTAA
- a CDS encoding sulfite exporter TauE/SafE family protein has translation MELFGIALMTLALFVSFGFMVGVLFGFFGMGGSFLVTPALLVMGYPARVAVGSGMAFVFGTAMIATLKHRDLGQVDYKLGGLMIVGTTSGIEVGSRIVYYLEELGLASGAIGITYVVLLGAVGLFVTRNALVNDGGDDSSGSHHESDGEIDPDAIPPLAKRIQSYRIPPMMTVAGGIQVSLWLILVVAFATGLLSGFLGVGGGFIKMPAMVYLIGVPVPVAVGTDLFEIVFSGGFGAFTYGLNGGVDLSIVAPLLAGSALGARIGSAATGIVDEDDIKIYFGLMLVGGSIAVAFRQAGDYLGMDVLNTASFVLILLSAFMVSGAVIYSTITTMRAQSNASATSAD, from the coding sequence ATGGAGCTATTCGGAATCGCCCTGATGACGCTCGCACTGTTCGTAAGCTTCGGCTTCATGGTCGGCGTCCTATTCGGCTTCTTCGGAATGGGCGGCTCGTTCCTCGTCACGCCCGCGTTACTCGTGATGGGGTATCCCGCCAGAGTCGCCGTCGGGAGCGGCATGGCCTTCGTCTTCGGGACGGCCATGATCGCGACGCTGAAACACCGCGACCTCGGCCAGGTCGACTACAAACTTGGCGGACTGATGATCGTCGGGACGACGAGCGGTATCGAGGTGGGGAGTCGGATAGTGTACTATCTCGAGGAATTGGGACTCGCCAGCGGTGCCATCGGCATCACGTACGTCGTCCTGTTGGGTGCGGTCGGGCTGTTCGTCACCCGAAATGCGCTCGTAAACGACGGCGGAGACGATTCGAGTGGGAGCCACCACGAGTCCGACGGGGAGATCGATCCGGACGCGATTCCACCCCTCGCGAAGCGGATTCAGTCTTACCGTATCCCGCCGATGATGACAGTTGCCGGCGGGATCCAGGTCTCGCTCTGGTTGATTCTGGTCGTCGCGTTCGCCACGGGTCTGCTGTCGGGTTTCCTGGGTGTCGGTGGCGGTTTCATCAAGATGCCCGCGATGGTCTACCTGATCGGCGTCCCGGTTCCCGTCGCGGTCGGGACCGACCTCTTCGAGATCGTCTTCTCGGGCGGCTTCGGCGCGTTCACCTACGGACTCAACGGTGGCGTCGACCTTTCGATCGTCGCACCGCTACTTGCGGGGAGCGCGCTCGGCGCCCGGATCGGCTCGGCCGCGACCGGCATCGTCGACGAAGATGACATCAAGATCTACTTCGGGCTGATGCTGGTCGGTGGTTCGATCGCCGTCGCGTTCCGTCAGGCGGGCGACTACCTCGGGATGGACGTGCTGAATACGGCCAGCTTCGTGCTGATCCTGCTCTCGGCGTTCATGGTCAGCGGGGCCGTGATCTACAGCACGATCACGACGATGCGTGCCCAGTCGAACGCGTCCGCGACGTCCGCAGACTGA
- a CDS encoding thioredoxin family protein — MSKPTPSELTGDGRATHKPVQLHDMADYDDLLTAHDLVLLEFVTSGCGICASMEPVLTGVARSAPGVVATVNAGLVPDLATEFGVQSVPTLVVLRDGDEVARLDDGFQSTETLVDVLETHAAR; from the coding sequence ATGAGCAAACCCACACCCTCAGAGCTGACCGGTGACGGCCGCGCGACCCACAAACCCGTCCAGTTACACGATATGGCGGACTACGACGACTTACTCACGGCACACGACCTCGTCTTGCTCGAGTTCGTCACGTCCGGCTGTGGAATCTGCGCGTCGATGGAGCCGGTGCTCACTGGAGTCGCGCGCAGCGCACCTGGCGTCGTGGCGACGGTGAACGCCGGTCTCGTTCCGGATCTCGCCACCGAGTTCGGCGTCCAGAGCGTCCCGACGCTCGTCGTCCTGCGCGACGGCGACGAAGTCGCCCGCCTCGACGACGGGTTCCAGAGCACTGAAACGCTCGTGGACGTCCTGGAGACACACGCGGCGCGCTAA
- a CDS encoding helix-turn-helix domain-containing protein produces the protein MANSMAEQLQQDMECEGLLECIHGLKQLDKDCFRVMVESEEALTIDEVAERVDRERSTAYRSIQRLLQSGFIQKEQINYEQGGYYHVYYPTDPTQIANDMQRKLNDWYAKMGQLIQEFEDKYEHAEADIEMPAQS, from the coding sequence ATGGCTAATTCGATGGCGGAACAACTGCAGCAGGACATGGAGTGCGAAGGGCTCTTGGAGTGCATTCACGGACTCAAGCAACTCGATAAGGACTGTTTCCGCGTGATGGTCGAGAGCGAGGAAGCGCTGACGATCGACGAGGTCGCCGAGCGGGTCGACCGCGAGCGCTCGACCGCGTACCGATCGATCCAGCGCCTGCTCCAGAGCGGATTCATCCAGAAGGAGCAGATCAACTACGAGCAGGGCGGCTACTACCACGTCTACTACCCGACGGATCCGACCCAGATCGCGAACGACATGCAGCGAAAGCTCAATGACTGGTACGCGAAGATGGGGCAGCTCATCCAAGAGTTCGAGGACAAGTACGAACACGCAGAGGCCGACATCGAGATGCCCGCACAGAGCTAA